One window of Cryptococcus neoformans var. grubii H99 chromosome 11, complete sequence genomic DNA carries:
- a CDS encoding chlorophyll synthesis pathway protein BchC, producing the protein MCSSHATAVESVSPAPRTSQYEVKYDPDLVLKSAEFKELKQGDKELEDPKANLACAYDEKHNVKMINKPIPKARDDEVVVHIKATGICGSDVHFWKHGQIGPTMIVTDTCGAGHESAGEVVEVGPGVKQWKVGDRVAIECGVPCGQASCAPCVTGRYNACPQVVFFSTPPYHGTLTRYHAHPASWLHRLPDNLSFEEGALCEPLAVALAALERAGNRLGDPILICGAGPIGLVTLLASHAAGCTPIVITDLQASRLEVAKKLIPTVKTVQIERNWTSKETSEAIKEAAGTGIRVAIDATGFESSITAAIYSVVFGGKVFVIGAGASEQKYPFGYCSANEIDLQFQYRYAHQYPKALRIVSGGLINLKPLLTHTFPLNKAVEAFHVAADPAKGAIKVQIID; encoded by the exons ATGTGCTCTTCTCACGCCACCGCTGTCGAGTCCGTCTCTCCCGCTCCCCGAACAAGCCAGTACGAGGTCAAGTACGATCCGGATCTTGTTCTCAAGAGCGCCGAATTCAAGGAGCTGAAGCAAGGGGAcaaggagcttgaggatCCTAAGGCCAACCTTGCCTGCGCTTACGATGAGAAACACAACGTGAAAATGATCAACAAGCCCATCCCTAAAGCCAGGGACGATGAGGTCGTCGTGCACATTAAAGCCACTGGTATCTGCGG TTCCGACGTTCATTTCTGGAAGCATGGCCAGATTGGTCCCACTATGATCGTCACTGACACTTGCGGTGCTGGCCATGAATCTGCCGGTGAAGTCGTCGAGGTGGGTCCCGGAGTCAAACAGTGGAAAGTCGGAGACAGGGTTGCCATCGAATGCGGCGTTCCCTGCGGACAAGCCAGTTGTGCTCCTTGCGTGACTGGCAGGTACAACGCTT GCCCTCaagtcgtcttcttctcgactCCCCCTTATCACGGTACTTTGACTCGTTATCACGCCCACCCTGCCTCTTGGCTCCACCGTCTTCCCGACAACCTCTCGTTCGAGGAAGGCGCTTTGTGCGAGCCTCTTGCTGTTGCTTTGGCGGCTCTTGAGAGGGCTGGTAACCGCCTGGGTGACCCTATCTTGATTTG CGGTGCTGGACCTATTGGTCTGGTTACTCTTCTCGCTTCCCACGCTGCTGGTTGTACGCCAATTGTTATCACCGACTTGCAAGCATCTCGTCTTGAGGTCGCCAAGAAGCTTATCCCAACCGTGAAGACTGTCCAGATTGAACGTAACTGGACTTCAAAAGAGACCTCTGAAGCTATCAAGGAGGCTGCTGGCACCGGTATTCGTGTTGCCATTGATGCCACTGGCTTCGAAAGCTCAATCACTGCTGCTATCTAT TCTGTTGTGTTTGGCGGAAAAGTCTTTGTTATTGGTGCCGGTGCTTCTGAGCAAAAG TATCCCTTCGGTTACTGCTCTGCCAATGAGATTGACCTCCAATTCCAATACCGCTACGCACACCAA TACCCTAAAGCCCTCCGCATTGTTTCTGGCGGCCTCATTAACTTAAAGCCGCTTCTCACTCACACTTTCCCCCTTAACAAAGCTGTAGAAGCTTTCCATGTCGCAGCTGACCCCGCCAAGGGGGCTATCAAGGTACAAATTATTGATTAA
- a CDS encoding small subunit ribosomal protein S22-A, variant, whose product MVRVSVLNDALNNIVNAERRGKRQVLIRPSSKVVIKVLSVMQKHGYIGEFEIIDDHRGGKVVIQLNGRLNKCGVISPRFNVPVDSIENWVSQLLPARSFGKIILTTSAGIMDHVEARNKHVGGKILAFVY is encoded by the exons ATGGTCCGAGTCTCCGTTCTTAACGACGCCCTT AACAACATCGTCAACGCCGAGCGACGAGGAAAGCGACAGGTCCTCATCCGACCTTCCTCCAAGGTCGTTATCAAGGTTCTTTCTGTCATGCAGAAGCACG GCTACATTGGCGAGTTCGAGATCATCGACGACCACCGAGGTGGCAAGGTTGTTATCCAGCTCAACGGCCGATTGAACAAGTGTGGTGTCATCTCCCCCAGGTTCAACGTCCCCGTCGACTCTATTGAGAACTGGGTCTCTCAGCTCCTCCCTGCCCGATCTTTCGGTAAGATCATCCTTACCACCTCTGCCGGTATCATGGACCACGTCGAGGCCCGTAACAAGCAC GTCGGTGGCAAGATCCTTGCTTTCGTCTACTAA
- a CDS encoding aryl-alcohol dehydrogenase, variant — protein sequence MTSENKMQYVRLGKSGLKISKIILGCMSYGDPEWHEWVLREKEGIEHIKYAYAHGINTFDTADIYSCGASEEILGKAIREIGCPREDVVILTKLYMPITHGSRAAPPAFPDLDKSGYTNQYGLSRKHIFAAVQASLKRLNVEYIDVLQCHRFDYNTPIEETMQALHDVVQKGWVRYIGMSSCWAYQFHAMQNYAINNGLTAFISMQNFHNAAYREEEREMIPTLQMFGVGCIPWSPLARGFLTRPWKDSTSLRSQSDALYKARGFSDPAVAKQRINEAIEQIAEKRGISMAQVALAWSLSKEYITAPIVGTTSLDKLKDLLGAINLKLTQEEKKAIEEHYVPQDVTGHQ from the exons ATGACTTCTGAGAACAAGATGCAATACG TCCGTCTCGGCAAGAGCGGTTTGAAGATATCCAAGATCATTTT AGGCTGCATGT CTTATGGTGATCCGGA GTGGCACGAGTGGGTTctgagagaaaaggaaggaatcGAACATATCAAGTATGCGTACGCGCATGGAATCAACACGTTTGA CACCGCCGATAT CTACTCCTGTGGTGCATCAGAAGAGATCCTTGGAAAGGCCATCCGGGAGATCGGCTGCCCCCGAGAGGATGTAGTGATTCTCACCAAGTTATACATGCCCATCACCCACGGTAGCCGTGCCGCACCTCCTGCTTTCCCTGATCTCGATAAATCTGGCTATACGAACCAGTACGGATTGAGCCGAAAG CATATCTTCGCCGCTGTGCAAGCATCCCTCAAAAGGCTCAATGTAGAATATATCGATGTCCTCCAGTGTCATCGATTTGATTATAATACTCCCATCGAAGAGACT ATGCAAGCCTTACATGACGTTGTCCAGAAGGGTTGGGTCAGATATATCGGCATGTCTAG TTGTTGGGCATACCAATTCCATGCCATGCAGA ATTACGCTATCAACAACGGTCTTACCGCATTCATCTCCATGCAAAACTTCCACAACGCCGCTTATCGTGAGGAAGAACGCGAGATGATCCCTACTCTACAG ATGTTCGGTGTTGGATGTATTCCGTGGTCGCCTCTCGCACGAGGATTCCTCACTCGACCCTGGAAAGACTCTACGTCCCTTCGATCCCAATCAGATGC TCTCTACAAGGCCCGTGGTTTCTCCGACCCCGCCGTAGCCAAACAGCGCATCAACGAAGCCATTGAGCAAATTGCCGAGAAGAGGGGTATCAGTATGGCTCAGGTCGCGTTGGCTTGGTCGTTGAGCAAGGAGTATATCACAGCGCCTATTGTGGGGACCACCAGTCTTGATAAGCTCAAGGATTTGCTTG GTGCGATAAATTTGAAGCTTAcgcaggaagagaaaaaggcgaTTGAGGAGCACTATGTTCCACAGGATGTT ACTGGTCACCAGTAA
- a CDS encoding aryl-alcohol dehydrogenase gives MTSENKMQYVRLGKSGLKISKIILGCMSYGDPEWHEWVLREKEGIEHIKYAYAHGINTFDTADISYSCGASEEILGKAIREIGCPREDVVILTKLYMPITHGSRAAPPAFPDLDKSGYTNQYGLSRKHIFAAVQASLKRLNVEYIDVLQCHRFDYNTPIEETMQALHDVVQKGWVRYIGMSSCWAYQFHAMQNYAINNGLTAFISMQNFHNAAYREEEREMIPTLQMFGVGCIPWSPLARGFLTRPWKDSTSLRSQSDALYKARGFSDPAVAKQRINEAIEQIAEKRGISMAQVALAWSLSKEYITAPIVGTTSLDKLKDLLGAINLKLTQEEKKAIEEHYVPQDVTGHQ, from the exons ATGACTTCTGAGAACAAGATGCAATACG TCCGTCTCGGCAAGAGCGGTTTGAAGATATCCAAGATCATTTT AGGCTGCATGT CTTATGGTGATCCGGA GTGGCACGAGTGGGTTctgagagaaaaggaaggaatcGAACATATCAAGTATGCGTACGCGCATGGAATCAACACGTTTGA CACCGCCGATAT CAGCTACTCCTGTGGTGCATCAGAAGAGATCCTTGGAAAGGCCATCCGGGAGATCGGCTGCCCCCGAGAGGATGTAGTGATTCTCACCAAGTTATACATGCCCATCACCCACGGTAGCCGTGCCGCACCTCCTGCTTTCCCTGATCTCGATAAATCTGGCTATACGAACCAGTACGGATTGAGCCGAAAG CATATCTTCGCCGCTGTGCAAGCATCCCTCAAAAGGCTCAATGTAGAATATATCGATGTCCTCCAGTGTCATCGATTTGATTATAATACTCCCATCGAAGAGACT ATGCAAGCCTTACATGACGTTGTCCAGAAGGGTTGGGTCAGATATATCGGCATGTCTAG TTGTTGGGCATACCAATTCCATGCCATGCAGA ATTACGCTATCAACAACGGTCTTACCGCATTCATCTCCATGCAAAACTTCCACAACGCCGCTTATCGTGAGGAAGAACGCGAGATGATCCCTACTCTACAG ATGTTCGGTGTTGGATGTATTCCGTGGTCGCCTCTCGCACGAGGATTCCTCACTCGACCCTGGAAAGACTCTACGTCCCTTCGATCCCAATCAGATGC TCTCTACAAGGCCCGTGGTTTCTCCGACCCCGCCGTAGCCAAACAGCGCATCAACGAAGCCATTGAGCAAATTGCCGAGAAGAGGGGTATCAGTATGGCTCAGGTCGCGTTGGCTTGGTCGTTGAGCAAGGAGTATATCACAGCGCCTATTGTGGGGACCACCAGTCTTGATAAGCTCAAGGATTTGCTTG GTGCGATAAATTTGAAGCTTAcgcaggaagagaaaaaggcgaTTGAGGAGCACTATGTTCCACAGGATGTT ACTGGTCACCAGTAA